In Sebastes fasciatus isolate fSebFas1 chromosome 8, fSebFas1.pri, whole genome shotgun sequence, the DNA window CACTAAactaatattaaaatattcCAGTATTTAACTCTAAAGAGCAACAGCTTCTCCAGGATCACGTTTTCCAGCCTCCTCTACTTTATGTTTATGAAAGCTGGTGACAAAACACTGGAAACACGACACAACTGGGCTGCTCCAGGAACATACGCAAACATCAGGCGCTGttccacatactgtatgaccATCTAAGGGACATTTGTCCAATGCTGGTCCCTCTGAGCCAAAGATGTCTGGTTAATATGTTGATAAATCACACTGTGGCGACGCCTGTCTAATGAAAATAGAGAATGACTCCTGATTGCTTGGTTCAAAAAAGGAGTGCTCTAATCAGTGTAACCACCTCATTGACTCAAGTATCTGCAACATTGAAGTTGCAACAAAGAGGTCTTGAGTTTTACAATTGACCAATATAGCAGCGCTATTATACGATTTGAGAGATGAGCAAAAGAAAACAATGCAGTAACACTGCCATCTATCTAGCTATCCTCCCATCAGTTATTTTGGGACACTGTCTGCAAAGCCACTTGGATTAGAATGAATGTTGCCCCTGCCATTACTATTTTCACCTACTGGCTACCAACCATGACCTAGTAGCTAAGCTTTGACTAAAATGCAGGCCACAAGCCTTTATTTTTATaggtggatttttaaaaaaaatgttttgaatgaACTGTTGAAATTGCTCATCAGGCACTTTGTAGCTTGCAATaacaaaatgtttctttttttaaaacatttttgctCAAACGTGCAAATAACACAATATAGAatgtgtcacattttatttggtAATAAAATATGCAACAGGAACAATGCAAAGGTAGGCATTTGTATGTTTATTTGGAAGAAATTAAGTACAAAACAGTGGCATTTTCTTCCAGAGAAATAAGGACAAAAGTGAACAAATGTTACTTTTCTTCTATGTGGATGACACCTGAAGCAGGACCTTTCTGTTTTTGAGATACAGGTAGTCTAAATATAGCAATTAAATAACAATGGACTAATACCCCAAACATATTACTGAAAAACCTACTTGTGTCAAACAAGCAGATTCCATGATAATCCCTAAAATCCACTAGAGTACACACAAAAAAGCTAAACAAACGGTTAGTACAGAAGTCTTTGACGCTGCACCGAGAAAGTCTTTGATCGAAAGACTGTTGTGTTCCTGCACTTATTCATCATCTGACACTTGTGGGAAAATAACCAACTCttagaaagattttttttcaaaggcATGGTTAGAAGATAATGAGCATCCATGCTACATATGAGTACACTACTCTCAATAGAAACAAAATATCTATGATCATTCCGCGCGGCGCAATGATAGTCTTATGAGTAAAATATAAAGACAGGATAGTGTGTGTAACAATTTAAAAACTGTAGAATATTAGTACAAATGGATGTCGTCATAGACAGTTAATTGACATACAAAACAAATCTGAATTTACAATACCATATCTTAATCAGTGTTGACAAATAAGGTTAGGCTACCATAAGTAGAGGATTTCAGAAGGGTGAGAAATTAAttcaaaaaacatttgtaaCCCACTTGCACCTTTTCTCCGTGATAAAAGGAAGATTTTGGCAGCTCACACCATGACATTGTCTTGATTAAAAAAGGACAAGTGACTGATAAGTGTCAGGCAGTCATGGTGGGATGTTGATGCCTACTCGTGAATTAAGAACACCCATATTGCATGTGCATTCAAATCTTAGTTTTAAAAGGAAATCAAATGCTTTGTCACTGAAGCAGTGGAGACATCCTCTGTTGTTCTCATTagaaagaaacaaaatcaacattAGAATTGTGTTGTCGCCATGTTTTGCCGAAAGTCCACATGAAACTATCGACGTGTTCAGAATAAATAAAGCCACTGCTAATAGACTGCTACCGAAGGTCAGATTTAGCTGTTTTCAGTCGTGTAGAAAGCTGTAGCATCCAGGTCCACAGAATAATAAGCAATATAGCCTTTTAAACTGCATTCAGACAACCTTGCCAGAGGCTGTGATTTGTAGATGGGTGCTAAGATATACACCTACATATAGTAATGAAAACcagatacaaaaaatatattgagtaCAACTGTACCAGCAGTGAGTATTTCTAAAATgttacagataaaaaataaattctgagtaaatatatagtatagaaTAAGGTTTGTAATAGAAACCAGCTATTTGAAACATGCTTTCTAGTTAGACACATCTACTATGATTGATATTAGTTTACTAAGGAATCAGCCACAGTGAGCATATAGACAGGAAACTAAAATAATTCAGTTAACAGTGGATAAGTCCAGTTCAGGATCATAAAGAAGACAAATTAGTCTAGTGTGTTCAGAAAGCAGAACGGGGGGGAACCAGAGCCTTAATTGCATTATCACATATTCAAAACACAAGACGTATCTTGAACACATTAGTTCCAACTGAAACAGGTAACCCTGCTACCTAAACGGTCAGAAACGTAAAATGAGACCTGGCTGACTTTTTCAAGTaatatagattttaaaaaagtgttgtGATTTTAGAgtggaaaaacaataaagaccAGATCTATGGCTTATATGTTGATGGGAAAGGCAGGGAATTCTTTGGCTATCAAGGCAGGTAAAACAGAAGATGAGCCCCTAAACACTTTGTGAATCTCATTATCAATGcaaaatcaaaaaaagaaatctctGATTGTACAGTTTCCACAACTAACAATGTTCACCCAACTACGCAAtacttccttttcttttctccaaTAAAAGAGACGTCGCCAATTTTTTAGAGTACGAATCTGAGCCGAGTGTTCTAATAAAAGGTTGACCTTGAGGTCCACAAGGGAACAGCCTATGTGAGCACCATATGTCTTACATTGTTCTTGGTTAGGGGGAGTTGATGCTTGGCAAGAAATGACAGCGAGCAATCTCCACTCTCATGTGCAAAACACTAAGAGAAGTGGTTCTAATGTTTACTCCCCTCTGCCTCATGGGTCTGCGTCTGGGGTTTGATGACCCCCGTCTTTAGCCTTGATTTGGAGCCAGGCATCTCCCAGCGCCTTGGCAAAGTGGTCGTCCACTGAACCTGTGATGGACACTGAGTTGGACACAGGCTCCGCTTCTTGGTAGTTTGATCCAAGGCTGCGACGGAAGTGCTCCTCAATCACAGGATCACATTCTGTGTTAGCTAAAACAACATTATGATGGGGAGGAAGGAGACCAAAAACCTGGTTAGTACCAAGCACGTAATGTATAAAAATATcacactaatatatatatatatatatataagcattAGATTACACGTTGCGTATTGAAATGACCGTCGCTTACCGTTGGTCTTCATCGGATCAGTAGGTGGGCTGGGTGAACAGCCATTCATGTGGCAGTGCGAGAGGTTACAATTGCGGTTGCTCGCAGGGGCACAGGTAATCACAGAGGGACGATTCTATAGGTggaaaaaatacatacaatcaGCTAACACAGGCACAGTACTATGTAGGGTTtggtaacataaaaaaaatactctacACTTCAACACTGCTTAATATTTTGTCTAATATTTGTCCAGAAATGTTTAATAAAGACGAATCTACTGTTTCACTAAAATGCGAATTCTACAATCTCTGAATATATAAACACAGAGATGAATGTCTATAACAGATTTAAAGAGGCAATCCTTAAGATTTTGGTCCTGGCTGATTTGGTGACACCCTGTTTACTAGTGGTAACAGCAAATGTGGTCCCAGAATACTGGGGGGCAGCAAAAcaaactattgttgagagtcTGCGGACAGCTAAAGTGAAAGTAGTTGGTTACCTCACTGAGAAGTTGTAGATGTGtcgcctgcagctcttcatctaacagcTCACTGTTGCTGCTACTTCTTGTTCCATTACTCCTtgcaatatttaaaactgatcccgtcaaaaaaaaaatgacgaaAATGACCGTCGTCTTGTTTTGTAGACCGTTTTTTGATGAACGACAACGGTCAAGCTCACTGACAAACACGTTTCATTAACTGTGACTGCTTCATAATAGAAGTCAACTCTGGTTTCGCCACTtacatgcttttaatgtgaaacagcaGAAGTAGGAAATGTTTGGTTTGCATCAGCAGTTCGTAATATAGCAAATTtctaaatattgcaatactttatcagtgggccataggctcaatctccattgtgttacctcattcagcgatagatagtgacttaacagacattaatttaaatgaaaatcttcgaaATTATTACTTTAAGGTAAATACAGAAAAGCCTTGTATGTGAAGACAGCCATCGACATTAATCTGTATGGTGAAAGTCAAACATGGCAAGAAAGCCTCAGGGAGACGCAGTTTTGAGTGGAGAACTTCTTTCAGCATCTGCACAAttaatgattttaatattcTTTTTTGCGTAAGTCCTCTACAGTATTTTCGATTGCActaaattgttttctgtttatttttaggAAGTAAATAACACTTCAATGAAAATTTAAGATGTGAACATGTAAGCACTACCCGTGTCATCTGTGGTTAATTGTGGCATTGAATCTGAGCTggttatttcatttaaaaaaaggaaaacatgttATCTTTGCAGTCAGTGTAATTCCTGTTACACTCATATTTTCTGTATTGTTGCTTGTAATAAAATGCAACTTTCAAACAAGGTCAGTGTTTCAAAAAACAATTTACATCATGCACTGCACATATCTCAACAACATCTAGAATGGTGGTTcatcaaaaaagagaaaatgtatGTGACAGCTTAACAAAAGTAGGACCAAGGATGCGAAATATAAGAGATGAGAAGCATCAACAAGGTGAATTATCACGCTACAGCCCACGCGGTCACAAATTTGGGGTGGCAAGCAGACATTCAGTCAGGTGCACCAGCTCAAAAATGTATGTGCACCCAAAAAAATTTCACCGCGCCTTTTGGCGCCACAATTAACATTTCAAGCGTTACCTTTTTTGTCAGGTCCAACACACATTGGTCATTTTTTAACACATTGTGTGTAAATTATtttaaacaggaataaaaaggTGCAGATAAATGTTTTTTGAGTCAAATGAGGCCATCTCCACCAAAAATGTTGGATCAGAGAATTGATATTCAATACCATTTCTCAATACCACAGTGAAAAATGTACACAAAATTGAGGGCATAAAGTTTTTGATTTTTATCAAAAGATAAATATCAGTGTGTGTCTCAACTCACTGtcgaagagaggagagagcagaaagcgcagCTGGTACCCGTGTATCAATACCGCAGAAAAGGAGCAttgaaaccgtttcaaatattcagtatcgataTGTATTCATACTTCGATATTTTTGACAGCACTACAGGAAGTAGGGGGTCCAACCACATGCTTACATATTACATTTGTAGTGTGTTTGAGCGACAGAAAGAGATGGGCTCAGAGCAGATCAGCTGTTTGGCAATCATcacagcagagaaaaaaaatttgtGGTAAAGTTGTCTTGTTTTTGCCCCCTACCCAAAGTGAAAGTTTAGTGCTTTCATTCTTGTCACTGAAGTGTTAGAAGTTGACGTACCTGCTGCCGCTCGACAGTCCCACTAATGACAGACCTCTCTCTGGTCCCGACTCCAATGTCGTGGCTGCTTTTGGTCAGAGCCAGAGGCTGGTCTACAGCATAGCTAGAAATGGAAGCATACAGGTGGTTTCCATGGAGACCGTTGGAGGTGGATGTAATGTGCTCCACAGGAGTGTGACCGAGGCTCCAGTGCTCATTATGATTGTCTCCAGCAGAGGCCCTAAACAAAGAGAGTACAAATTAAACATATACCACCAACAGTTTCACCTATTCATAGACAATTCATACACCAGCTGTCGCATCTCATGTCTAGGAAAAGATGACAACACAGTGTAGACTGGGCTTACGctcttgtttgtcttttttagtgTGCAGCCCATTTGTCGTTGTAAGCATTTCTCAGAATTACTTAAAGATGATAAGCATGATTTTCCTCCTGAAGACTTTGTTGTGCTGGTAATCTAACAAAGTTGTCTCTTAAAATCATGACACTTTACAGCCTGAAGGTAGTATTTGCATTCCACCTGAGTTAATGCTGTAAGGTTATGTTCAAACCTTTGTTTCATAATCTCACACTGTGCCATTTCAGGCTGACTGGTTTCACTGTTCTTTGACttgttcaataaataaaatttgtAGAGGATTTTTTCCTCAATAACAATTTATGCTTTAATTTCTGAAGGGAACTTACAGCTGAGTGGCAAACAATCTGCTCATTTTGGTCATGTGGTCCTCATCACAGTTGATTCGGTCGTCCATTTGTTCTTCGCCATACTTCCGTTTGCTTGGGCAGTGTGGAGGAGGCCCGGTTATGTTGGACATAGCATTGGGCAGGGAGGGTGTCCTGGACTCATCTGTGGGAAAGTAATCGGCAGAACAAATAATCTAATTATATTTAGATTCTAGCAACAAGTACATAACTCCACATTGAACATAAACTACTACAGTTTAATATGTCTACATTTATTGCATCatgaccatttaaaaaaaaaaaacgctcccCTAAACTGTTAATGTAACTTGGCCAGGGCATACATTCAAGCAATCACTGATTAACCACATTTACGGTTTCAGTAAACCAATGGTTGGCCTGGAGAGAATAAAGCAGAAAACTGtttatttatgcacattttgttttgtcaacATAAAAATGATTGGGGGGGAAAAGCAACTAAACTGTGATCCAGATTACCCCGCTGACATCCCAAATATGGAAAGGCGAGGACTTTGTTTTGTCTTCAGAGATGGAATTGATTTCTGAAGGCAGCTTtaaaaagtcaagtcaattgaGCAATGAACAAGGGAGTCATTTACTTCTGGAGTAAAACCACCTTCTAAAAATGATTAAATTCTGTGTACAAAAACAACTACATACACCGTTATTGTCAATACATTTCCCTTGCAAAACTGTATTTGTGTGGAATATGACCTCCCCATAGGCTCAAAGTCTGACACATCTGCATCAAataaagcaacatttgcagTGTTTGCTGTTATTGTTCTGGACTATATAAATGAATGAAcgaaagactttatttcaaaacataaaaataaataaatacagatacaaaataacaaacaaaactagagtaatagtgtccgaaaaggagtaggtagaaataaaacttatatttccctacctctttctcacttctctaataactcatatgtcatagaatgataatatataaactatcccagatgtatttacatcccaaattaaatatatgaacagcatcccaagtttatttacaacccacatatcccTCCGGAGTtaaaaaagtagatataaaccaacccaTAACGCAACtcttatcacaactcttcctcatccatatacctcccaaaaatttCTTTTTTGTAcagctttttaaagtgatttatatttgtgctccgcttcaacccatcacctaacccattccacaaatccacaccacagactgaaatacacatactcttctttgttgtacgaacacaatgctttttaaaatttaattttccTCTTGAATTATATCCCCCCTtcctgtcacaaaacatttttttaatattgccCAGAAGTGAATTATTTCTTGCTTTgaacataattattgcggttttaaatttgaccaaatccatgaatttcaatgcatgtgactttaaaaacagtgtgttccctatatcccacatcatttactatcctgattgctctcttctgtagtatgcataatggttgtaagttgcttttataagtgtAACCCCAAATCATATACAAATACTTGTGGGTATAGGTCTGGGTGCAGTTTCTAACATGCTTAATTGGAGTGTTTGAGGAAAAGGACAGATAATGTGTCATGTATGGTAGTATTTCCGGTATATAGTTATTCACACACACCAGTATCCACTTTATCCCCAGTTGAGTTAAACCTTGTACATAACAAAGTTGTGTGCTTGACTCCAGCCACAGTGTTGGTCAAAGCAAACGTCAGTCTCAAACCAAAACACAGACATTTACATGTATGTTGGTAATTAGGGAAACCTAAGCAACGTGTAGCTCCACAAATaagttaaataaacacacattacaACACTGAATGAATGCGAAACTAACCTTCGTAGTGCAGTCTCCCGATGTTATTGTTCATCTTGTCCATGAACTGAGAGTTCAACAGGTCCATGCTAGTGAAGAGCATTTACACCAACAGGCTAGCTGCTAACATCGAGGTTAGCAAGATGCAAAGGTATATCCTAAAGGAGAGGAAATCAGATATTAAACTTGCTTTACACTTGAAGCAATGTAATGGAGACTAGTGTTCAGGTGACGTTAGCGGTTTGGTGGCTAGCAGCTAAGCTAAACACTCTGCTAACTAAAGTCGCTTTAAACACCTACTTCTTACTGCCACGTGTGAGATAAAGAGGTAACAGACTAATAAGGACTGGTGGTGATAGTTAacattagttagttagttagctaactGTTCTCGTAGTTGCAGGAGCTAACACACTAGCTACTAAAGTTAGCattagcagctagttagcagtTAGGCTAAACTTTGAATGCTAGTTCAGTTAGCTTAAAGGTCTCCGGGGCAACCAGCAGAAACATGAATAACCGTTTAACTTAACGTTAAAGTTACACTTTAAATACTCAGTGATAACTTACTTTACTCAGTGGATTTATGTCCAGCAAACTACAAGTTTCAAAGTAGTTTAAACCttgaaagttaaagttactCACTTCATCGGCAGAGTTAGCTCGTTACAGccacaacatcaacatcagcagCAGGCGACCTCGGCTCGTCCAGAGACCAGCTCGCCCTCACGCACTTTAACACCGCAGCACTGCAGACACAAAGAGGAGCGAGGCCCTAGTGGAGACCAGGAGAACGGGGTGAGGACATCCAGCTACAAGGTGTTTTTATTCTCTAGGCTGGAAATACTTTGATTGGCTATTAACCACTATATCTATATGGAGGTCTGTCTATCAATACACAGTATAAACCTGGCTGCTACACAGCTCTGCAGGAGTTCACTTCAGCTAACACAAAACTGTAAGTTATTTAATTATACTATAACAAAAGTTTGACTCCCACTCCTTATCAACTAGACAAAgcacgttttgttttttgtttttttactttacttatatttaaactatacatatatatagtttaaatataagtaaagtatatatactttatataaatatatatatatatatatatatagtttaaatataagtaaaatatatatactttatatgtatatatatagtttaaatataagtaaagtatatatactttatatatatatactgtagtttaaaTATACGTAAAATATAtgtgctttatatatatatatagtttaaatataagtaaagtatatatagtttttatatatatataaaaagtatatatatatatatatatatatatatatatatagtttaaatataagtaaagtaaaaaaacaaaaacaaaacatgctttGTTTCCTGGCCACAGCCAGTGGatactgttgggtctctaaactatggtgtacggtcatagacctgctctatatataaagcgtcttgagataacttctgttgtgatttgacgctatacaaaaataaattgaattgaattgaattgaattgaattgaattgaattgaatttagtTGATAAGGAGTTGGAGTcaactatctggactatctgcatctaccTGCATCTACTTGCAACCACCTCTcctaaccactggtgcactttaaactttaaacttacttCTACAATACatataccattttatagactgcacatattacatatatttattgtacactaaattttttttattgacggaCGGTACacgctatgtccattcactattttcattcactatgtatattctgtatttctatttattgttttataatctttttgtacacctctatgtctgtatctgcgctttgctgctttgacacctgaattccccccctgggattaataaaggttcatcttatcttatcttatcttatcttatttgtaaattacataaatataaaCCTTTCTCTGAGCACCTGTAAATAACACAAATGTATTCATTGATCATCTGTGATGTTCGTTCATTATGTTGCATCTTTAACGGTCTCTTTCCCATACATGGCCCTCTTAGATAGGCAGGACAATATGCAACTCTCCCTGTGGTCGCCATACATTAAGACATAACCACTTGTATGTACCATTACCTGTCCTGCACATACAATATTTTGCAATGATTTTCACAACATAACAGCACAATGCAAGGAGCGGATCAGCATCCTGACTGTAGCACAGAGACCATTCACTATCGCTGTACTGTTGGATCTTCTCCTTTAGCCTAAACATCTGATTTATCATTTCAGCAAAGTGGAGGTTGATTTAGATGTTCACTACACCACAACTACCAGCTGATGTCACCCTAGTATCCATGCATAAGATTCAGCACATGATGCAGCTTTTCTCAAGCCAATATACAAAGTACAATTTTAGACTGTCCTCATCACTGTCTGTCATTACCAATattcaaaaagaaaatgagacACCCAGGTCCTGTTTCCAAGGATATTCAGTCAAGAAGGCTTGCACCCcatcttcat includes these proteins:
- the vgll4a gene encoding transcription cofactor vestigial-like protein 4, yielding MLFTSMDLLNSQFMDKMNNNIGRLHYEDESRTPSLPNAMSNITGPPPHCPSKRKYGEEQMDDRINCDEDHMTKMSRLFATQLASAGDNHNEHWSLGHTPVEHITSTSNGLHGNHLYASISSYAVDQPLALTKSSHDIGVGTRERSVISGTVERQQNRPSVITCAPASNRNCNLSHCHMNGCSPSPPTDPMKTNANTECDPVIEEHFRRSLGSNYQEAEPVSNSVSITGSVDDHFAKALGDAWLQIKAKDGGHQTPDADP